A genomic region of Cloacibacillus sp. contains the following coding sequences:
- the rpmI gene encoding 50S ribosomal protein L35 encodes MPKMKTHSATKKRFTVTGSGKVSFKKSGRGHLLISKNAKRLRALKKKGILPTGIEAHIKKMLPYA; translated from the coding sequence ATGCCTAAAATGAAAACACATTCCGCCACAAAAAAGCGCTTTACCGTAACGGGATCAGGTAAGGTCAGCTTCAAGAAGAGCGGCCGCGGACATCTTCTTATCAGCAAAAACGCAAAGCGCCTTCGCGCTCTGAAGAAGAAGGGTATCCTTCCGACAGGCATCGAAGCGCACATCAAGAAGATGCTCCCTTACGCGTAA
- the infC gene encoding translation initiation factor IF-3 — protein sequence MIRRCNTIANTREDEPRVNSEIKCPEILLIDEQNAKRGVVNTQEALKMAEAAELDLVEVAPQATPPVCRIMNYGKFRFQQQKRDKDARKKQKNQVVKEIKMRPKIDLHDYEFKVKAIQTFLSAGHRVKVSIFFRGREMAFLDRGREVLNKVVAAVDDFGKIEMEPRMEGAYMRIMIAPNSELPIKKTAAQSDAEAAEAKQQPAAGGAQAVKAPKVKSSFTLDADKI from the coding sequence ATTATCAGGAGGTGCAATACCATAGCAAATACCAGGGAAGACGAACCGCGCGTAAATTCCGAGATCAAGTGTCCGGAAATTCTCCTTATTGACGAGCAGAATGCAAAGCGCGGAGTGGTGAATACGCAGGAAGCGCTCAAAATGGCTGAAGCAGCAGAACTTGACCTAGTCGAGGTCGCGCCTCAGGCGACGCCGCCGGTATGCCGCATAATGAATTACGGGAAGTTCCGCTTCCAGCAGCAGAAGAGAGACAAGGACGCGCGCAAGAAACAGAAGAATCAGGTCGTCAAAGAGATAAAGATGCGTCCGAAGATAGACCTGCACGATTATGAATTCAAGGTCAAGGCGATACAGACCTTCCTTTCGGCAGGGCATCGCGTCAAAGTCTCGATTTTCTTCCGCGGCCGTGAAATGGCCTTCCTTGACAGAGGCCGTGAGGTGCTCAACAAGGTAGTGGCGGCAGTGGACGACTTTGGCAAGATAGAGATGGAGCCCCGCATGGAGGGCGCCTACATGAGGATAATGATAGCGCCGAACTCGGAGCTTCCTATAAAGAAAACCGCAGCGCAGTCTGACGCCGAAGCGGCAGAGGCAAAGCAGCAGCCGGCAGCAGGCGGCGCGCAGGCGGTAAAGGCTCCTAAGGTGAAAAGCTCCTTCACGCTCGACGCCGATAAAATTTAA
- the rplT gene encoding 50S ribosomal protein L20, translated as MRVKGSSASRNKQKKLYSITKGFWGRKKNVYRRAREAYLHALTSAFAGRKLKKRDFRRMWIVRINAAARANSIAYSALINGLKKANITINRKMLADLAVNDAPAFTQLVEKARAAL; from the coding sequence ATGCGAGTTAAGGGTTCAAGCGCCAGCCGCAATAAGCAGAAAAAATTATACAGCATTACAAAGGGTTTTTGGGGACGTAAAAAGAATGTCTATCGCCGCGCGCGCGAAGCTTATCTGCACGCTCTGACAAGCGCCTTTGCGGGCCGCAAGCTCAAGAAGCGCGATTTCCGCAGAATGTGGATAGTCCGTATCAACGCAGCCGCACGTGCGAACAGCATCGCGTACAGCGCTCTCATCAACGGCCTCAAGAAAGCGAATATCACGATTAACCGCAAGATGCTGGCCGATCTCGCGGTGAACGACGCACCCGCCTTCACGCAGCTTGTAGAAAAGGCGCGCGCCGCTCTGTAA